From a region of the Rhipicephalus microplus isolate Deutch F79 chromosome X, USDA_Rmic, whole genome shotgun sequence genome:
- the LOC119177234 gene encoding cytochrome P450 3A24, producing MDFSVLSLIGAVTVVIATAATVLLLKRKYDHGFFRRCGIPGPEPDLIMGNYAQLDKDRIKVMDNWVQQYGKVFGFYMAEIPYVAISDLDMIKECFVKQMHIFHERPPMLIPVEPLLSSLLYATGDQWKKMRSVVNPSFSATKMKHLTRTMVSCCEKTLEVINSYVDNGQPVNMTKLYKGLSLDVVSKCALAWEVDCQGDPNDPLLKVVRSVAEDTESTLVEGALRVPAFRDLLRWVFPFTEISRIYCELLDRLLQIIRLRRRGHRPPMLDMLQLLLDAQEGSERNGFDERKPHVPLITDKQLLGNCFVFLVAGYETTATAMSITMYELAMHPDEQEEIYSEMMQALEHSGELTYEVIHQLKRLDMFVCECLRMYPPITLITSRQCNKDTVVLGQHFPTGVNVLAPTWQIHHDPEIWPDPFRFDPERFRAGVRAHHPAAFIPFGLGPRECLGKRFSILEIKAAVCTTLRQCKVLQCEETVVPMKPIVRSMFLRSESDIMLKLGLRSK from the exons ATGGACTTCTCTGTGCTGTCACTCATTGGAGCAGTGACAGTTGTGATAGCTACTGCTGCGACTGTCTTGCTGTTGAAAAGAAAATATGACCACGGCTTTTTTCGGAGGTGCGGAATTCCAGGACCAGAGCCAGACCTTATCATGGGCAACTATGCACAACTGGACAAAGACCGTATTAAG GTTATGGATAACTGGGTGCAGCAGTATGGCAAAGTGTTCGGCTTCTACATGGCCGAAATTCCGTACGTGGCCATCAGTGACCTAGATATGATCAAAGAGTGCTTTGTCAAGCAAATGCACATCTTCCACGAGAGGCCACCCATGCTGATACCTGTGGAGCCTCTTTTGAGCAGTCTACTTTATGCCACGG GAGACCAATGGAAGAAAATGCGTAGCGTGGTTAATCCCAGCTTCAGCGCTACCAAGATGAAGCACTTAACTAGAACCATGGTGAGCTGTTGCGAGAAGACACTAGAAGTCATCAACAGCTACGTGGATAATGGACAACCCGTAAACATGACCAAATTATACAAGGGCCTTTCCCTGGACGTCGTATCCAAATGCGCCCTTGCATGGGAG GTGGACTGCCAGGGGGATCCAAATGACCCGCTACTGAAAGTTGTCAGAAGCGTCGCCGAGGACACTGAAAGCACCTTGGTCGAAGGAGCGCTTAGAGTTCCCGCTTTTCGAGACCTTTTGCGATGGGTGTTTCCGTTCACAGAGATCTCCAGGATTTACTGTGAACTACTCGATCGTTTGCTTCAGATAATAAGGCTTCGCAGGCGCGGACACAGACCCCCGATGCTGGACATGCTGCAGTTGCTGCTTGATGCCCAAGAGGGCAGTGAACGCAATGGATTTGATGAGAGAAAACCACATGTCCCTCTGATCACGGACAAACAGCTTCTGGGGAACTGTTTCGTATTCCTAGTAGCGGGATACGAAACTACCGCGACAGCAATGTCTATCACAATGTACGAACTTGCCATGCACCCGGACGAACAGGAAGAGATCTACTCAGAAATGATGCAAGCTTTGGAACATAGCGGTGAACTTACGTACGAAGTTATCCATCAGCTAAAACGCCTAGACATGTTCGTGTGCGAGTGCCTTCGCATGTATCCTCCTATTACCTTAATCACGTCCAGACAGTGCAACAAGGACACCGTTGTCCTTGGACAGCATTTTCCTACAGGTGTGAACGTGTTGGCTCCGACGTGGCAGATACACCATGATCCTGAGATTTGGCctgatccattccgatttgacccAGAGAGATTCCGTGCTGGCGTTCGCGCCCACCATCCGGCGGCGTTTATTCCTTTTGGTCTTGGTCCTAGAGAGTGCCTGGGCAAGCGATTTTCAATTCTAGAGATCAAAGCAGCTGTTTGCACAACGCTAAGGCAGTGTAAAGTGCTTCAATGCGAAGAAACAGTTGTTCCTATGAAACCGATTGTAAGGTCCATGTTTCTCCGGTCTGAAAGCGACATTATGCTGAAGTTGGGACTAAGGAGCAAATGA